One genomic region from Bacteroidota bacterium encodes:
- a CDS encoding type II toxin-antitoxin system RelE/ParE family toxin: MPKVILRQEAIDDLNDIWEYTFEKWSENQADKYYETIKFACKGIGKNPKLGKEYAGISKNLLGLKSEKHIIFYHSVSEEEIEIIRILHERMDLKNRIVE; the protein is encoded by the coding sequence ATGCCTAAAGTTATATTGAGACAGGAAGCTATTGATGACTTGAATGACATTTGGGAATATACTTTTGAGAAATGGTCTGAAAATCAGGCTGACAAATATTATGAGACAATTAAGTTTGCTTGTAAAGGAATCGGAAAAAATCCTAAGCTTGGAAAAGAATATGCAGGAATAAGCAAAAATTTACTTGGGCTTAAATCAGAAAAACATATAATATTTTATCATTCTGTTTCAGAAGAAGAGATTGAGATTATTAGAATATTACACGAAAGAATGGATTTAAAAAATAGAATCGTTGAATAA